Proteins encoded together in one Psychrobacter sp. 28M-43 window:
- the rplN gene encoding 50S ribosomal protein L14 produces MIQVESMLEVADNSGARRVQCIKVLGGSHRRYASVGDIIKVTVKEAIPRGRVKKGDVMNAVVVRTKKGVRRPDGSVLRFDDNAAVLLNQNKAPIATRIFGPVTRELRGDQFMKIVSLAPEVL; encoded by the coding sequence ATGATTCAGGTTGAGTCAATGCTGGAAGTTGCAGATAATAGCGGTGCAAGGCGAGTTCAGTGCATTAAAGTACTGGGTGGTTCTCATCGTCGTTATGCATCAGTTGGCGACATTATTAAAGTAACGGTTAAAGAAGCCATTCCTCGTGGTCGTGTTAAAAAAGGCGACGTGATGAATGCAGTAGTTGTACGTACCAAAAAAGGCGTTCGTCGTCCAGATGGTTCTGTGTTACGTTTTGACGACAATGCTGCGGTATTGTTGAATCAAAACAAAGCGCCGATTGCAACTCGTATTTTTGGACCGGTAACTCGTGAACTACGTGGTGATCAGTTTATGAAAATTGTATCACTAGCACCAGAAGTATTGTGA
- a CDS encoding rod shape-determining protein, producing MLVMNLFGFLSNNIAIDLGTANTLIFIPNKGVVLDEPTVVALRSNRTQNPTVAAVGIDAKQMLGRTPANITAIRPLKDGVIADFEVTQKMLKHFIAKVKAKRFMAQPNVVVCVPCKSTLVERKAIREAVSSAGASKVLLLEEPMAAAIGAGMPVHEASGSMVVDIGGGTTEIAVIALSGCVYAESIRIGGDMFDEAIITHVRRTHGCVIGETTAERIKKEVGSALNEDSQLEVEVRGRSMAEGVPKTFTVNSEEVQKALTDPLSGIVSAVKVALEQTPPELSSDIAERGIVLTGGGALLRDLDKLISQETGLPVTVAEDPLTCVSRGGGIALDFINNKSLNMIFV from the coding sequence ATATTAGTCATGAACCTGTTTGGATTTTTATCAAATAATATCGCTATCGACCTCGGTACTGCGAACACCCTAATTTTTATTCCTAATAAAGGCGTCGTGCTTGACGAGCCTACGGTGGTCGCGTTACGAAGCAATCGTACTCAGAACCCGACCGTCGCCGCTGTTGGTATCGATGCCAAGCAGATGCTAGGTCGTACGCCTGCGAACATCACAGCGATTCGCCCGTTAAAAGACGGTGTGATTGCTGATTTTGAAGTGACGCAAAAAATGCTTAAGCACTTTATCGCTAAAGTAAAAGCCAAGCGTTTTATGGCACAGCCTAACGTCGTGGTTTGTGTACCATGTAAGTCTACCTTGGTTGAGCGTAAGGCGATTCGTGAGGCAGTATCATCAGCAGGTGCGAGCAAAGTACTATTGCTAGAAGAGCCTATGGCTGCGGCTATCGGTGCTGGTATGCCAGTTCATGAAGCCAGTGGTTCTATGGTGGTGGACATCGGTGGTGGGACAACTGAGATTGCTGTTATTGCACTGTCTGGTTGCGTATATGCTGAGTCAATTCGTATCGGTGGCGATATGTTTGATGAAGCGATCATCACTCATGTACGCCGTACGCATGGTTGTGTCATCGGTGAGACCACTGCTGAGCGCATCAAAAAAGAAGTCGGTTCTGCATTGAATGAAGACAGCCAACTAGAAGTAGAAGTTCGTGGTCGTAGCATGGCAGAAGGTGTGCCAAAGACCTTTACTGTCAATTCAGAAGAAGTGCAAAAAGCGTTGACTGATCCATTGAGCGGTATTGTTAGCGCTGTAAAAGTAGCACTTGAGCAGACTCCGCCAGAGTTGTCATCAGACATCGCTGAGCGTGGCATCGTATTGACAGGCGGCGGCGCGCTATTACGTGACTTAGACAAACTTATCTCGCAAGAGACCGGTTTGCCAGTGACGGTAGCAGAAGACCCACTAACCTGCGTTAGTCGCGGTGGTGGTATCGCGCTTGATTTCATCAATAACAAAAGTTTAAACATGATTTTTGTTTAA
- the rpsS gene encoding 30S ribosomal protein S19, producing MPRSLKKGPFIDAHLFAKVENALDTNSRKPIKTWSRRSMILPQMVGLTLSVHNGRTHVPVIVSEQMVGHKLGEFAPTRTYRGHGIDKKAKR from the coding sequence ATGCCTCGTTCATTGAAAAAAGGTCCATTCATAGACGCGCACTTGTTTGCTAAAGTTGAGAATGCATTAGACACCAACTCACGCAAGCCAATTAAGACTTGGTCGCGCCGCTCGATGATTCTGCCACAAATGGTTGGCCTAACTTTATCTGTTCACAACGGCCGTACTCATGTACCGGTTATCGTGAGCGAGCAGATGGTTGGTCATAAACTAGGTGAATTTGCCCCGACTCGTACGTATCGTGGTCACGGCATTGACAAAAAAGCTAAGAGATAA
- the mreC gene encoding rod shape-determining protein MreC, translating to MTPSIFARQPLSLRKTVIVLIAALILMWFDSKNSDWFKPVRSTSHAAMQPIYELSLLPSYAKHWAGGSLQSKEALRRENMQLKSQLIHAHAKLQQQDYILAQNARLQGILSTTKPEQFDLNLAQVIGTDTNLLRQIVVLNKGEQDGVQVGQTVIDEDGVLGQIINVYPNTSRLLLITDEQQSVAVTVKRTGQRAIVTGQGIPSSLSLNYVFKTSDVRVGDELVSSGLGGRIPAGYRVGRIAHVKDEQTDNFRTIEVTPAANFIDNAYVLILQDKLLNENNAAASAP from the coding sequence ATGACTCCAAGTATTTTTGCTCGCCAGCCGTTATCACTTCGTAAGACTGTTATTGTATTGATAGCAGCCTTAATTTTGATGTGGTTTGATAGCAAAAACTCTGATTGGTTCAAGCCAGTACGTAGCACCAGTCATGCCGCCATGCAGCCAATCTATGAGCTGTCTCTATTACCAAGCTATGCCAAGCATTGGGCAGGCGGTAGTCTACAATCAAAAGAAGCACTGCGTCGCGAAAACATGCAGCTAAAGTCGCAATTGATACACGCGCATGCCAAGCTACAACAGCAAGATTATATTTTGGCACAGAACGCACGTCTGCAAGGTATCTTATCTACCACCAAGCCTGAGCAGTTCGATCTTAATTTGGCGCAAGTCATCGGTACAGATACCAATTTGCTCAGACAGATTGTCGTGCTTAATAAAGGTGAGCAAGACGGCGTACAAGTTGGGCAAACGGTCATCGATGAAGACGGTGTATTAGGACAGATTATCAATGTCTACCCGAATACTAGCCGTCTGTTATTGATTACAGATGAGCAGCAGTCAGTTGCGGTTACTGTTAAGCGTACTGGTCAGCGTGCAATCGTCACAGGCCAAGGTATCCCATCTTCATTAAGTCTCAATTACGTCTTCAAAACATCGGATGTGCGAGTAGGTGATGAGCTAGTGTCGTCAGGATTGGGCGGTCGTATTCCGGCAGGCTATCGAGTAGGGCGTATCGCGCATGTCAAAGATGAGCAAACCGACAACTTTAGAACGATCGAAGTTACTCCAGCAGCCAACTTTATCGATAATGCCTATGTTTTAATACTTCAAGACAAGCTGTTAAATGAGAACAATGCTGCTGCTAGTGCTCCATAG
- the mreD gene encoding rod shape-determining protein MreD: protein MSYPDSENATVLLIVVIVLSFIAASSLNVYPLSPSMATLRPMVMIMVLIYWLLFQPRYVGIFTAFTVGLIADLLMDTHLGQQAFAAVVVALVIKITSIYVRQLNTVSAWLIASLGLIVFQLNLWILQMFIQNVFVAQSALSLFMSIISWPLVLFALRKFSR, encoded by the coding sequence ATGTCGTATCCTGATTCTGAGAATGCCACGGTACTATTGATAGTTGTGATTGTTCTGAGTTTCATCGCTGCATCATCACTCAATGTCTATCCACTAAGCCCAAGCATGGCCACATTGCGTCCCATGGTCATGATCATGGTGCTGATTTATTGGTTGCTGTTTCAGCCGCGCTATGTCGGCATTTTTACTGCATTTACGGTTGGGCTAATTGCTGATTTATTGATGGATACCCATTTAGGGCAGCAAGCGTTCGCCGCTGTTGTGGTTGCACTGGTTATTAAAATTACTAGTATCTACGTCAGACAGTTGAATACTGTTAGTGCGTGGTTAATTGCTAGTCTAGGGCTGATTGTCTTTCAGTTAAATCTATGGATACTACAGATGTTTATTCAAAACGTCTTTGTTGCCCAGTCTGCTTTGTCATTGTTTATGAGTATCATCAGCTGGCCACTCGTACTGTTTGCTTTGCGCAAGTTTTCGCGTTAA
- the rplD gene encoding 50S ribosomal protein L4, producing MDLKTVTGAAVELSDTAFGREFNEALVHQVVTAYLAGARQGTRAQKTRAEVSGGGIKPWRQKGTGRARAGSIRSPIWRSGGRAFAAKPQDWSQKVNRKMYRGAMQCILAELIRQERLILVEELSVSGPKTKELIAKLNDLNAPRALIVTKEVDENLYLAARNIPHVNVLGTNEVDPVSLIAFDKVIMSVEAAKQFEEALA from the coding sequence GTGGATTTAAAAACAGTTACAGGTGCGGCGGTTGAGCTTTCTGATACGGCATTTGGTCGTGAATTCAACGAAGCACTAGTGCATCAAGTCGTCACCGCTTATTTAGCTGGTGCTCGCCAAGGTACACGCGCACAAAAAACACGTGCCGAAGTTTCTGGCGGTGGTATTAAGCCATGGCGCCAAAAAGGTACTGGTCGCGCTCGTGCGGGTTCTATTCGTAGCCCAATCTGGCGTTCAGGTGGTCGTGCATTCGCTGCAAAACCACAAGATTGGTCACAGAAAGTAAACCGTAAAATGTATCGCGGTGCGATGCAGTGCATCCTAGCAGAATTGATTCGTCAAGAGCGTCTGATTTTGGTAGAAGAGTTGAGCGTTTCTGGGCCGAAAACCAAAGAACTGATTGCTAAGTTGAACGATTTGAATGCACCTCGTGCACTAATCGTTACTAAAGAAGTTGATGAAAACTTATACTTAGCTGCTCGCAACATTCCACATGTCAATGTACTTGGTACAAATGAAGTGGACCCAGTGAGCTTGATCGCATTTGATAAAGTGATCATGTCAGTTGAAGCTGCGAAACAATTTGAGGAAGCACTAGCATGA
- the rplW gene encoding 50S ribosomal protein L23, translating to MNNARLYQVLRGPVFSEKSQMLGDSLGVQVFKIDSNATKLEVKKAVELMFEGVEVTKVNTLNVKGKTKRFGKSIGRRNDYKKAYVTLKAGQDVQMADAGEEVANTTDSTSETANNE from the coding sequence ATGAATAACGCAAGACTTTATCAGGTCTTAAGAGGGCCTGTATTCTCAGAAAAATCTCAAATGCTTGGCGACTCACTTGGTGTGCAGGTATTTAAAATTGATTCTAATGCTACTAAGCTTGAAGTCAAGAAAGCAGTTGAGTTGATGTTTGAAGGTGTTGAAGTCACTAAAGTAAACACTTTGAATGTTAAAGGTAAGACAAAGCGTTTTGGTAAAAGCATCGGCCGTCGTAACGACTACAAAAAAGCCTATGTTACCTTAAAAGCTGGTCAAGATGTACAAATGGCTGATGCTGGTGAAGAAGTAGCGAATACTACTGATTCTACTAGTGAAACAGCGAATAACGAATAA
- the rpsC gene encoding 30S ribosomal protein S3, translating into MGQKVHPIGIRLGVVKKHNANWYANPKQYSEYLINDIQVREYLRKKLDNAMISNIMIERPTGAAKITIATARPGIVIGKKGEDIERLQKELTKIMGVPAQVNIEEITSPDLDARLVADGIGSQLERRVMFRRAMKRAVQNSMRSGAKGIKVELSGRLGGAEIARSEWYREGRVPLHTLRADIDYSSIRAETTYGTIGVKVWIFRGEILDGMNSVYNPVKEEQTRAPKRRGRGNRRNSDRG; encoded by the coding sequence ATGGGTCAAAAAGTACATCCAATCGGAATTCGTCTTGGTGTTGTAAAAAAGCATAACGCAAACTGGTATGCTAACCCTAAACAATACTCAGAATACCTAATCAACGACATTCAAGTTCGTGAATATCTACGCAAAAAGCTAGACAACGCTATGATCAGCAACATCATGATCGAGCGTCCTACTGGCGCTGCTAAGATTACCATCGCCACTGCGCGTCCTGGTATTGTTATCGGTAAGAAAGGCGAAGATATCGAAAGACTTCAAAAAGAATTGACCAAAATTATGGGCGTACCTGCTCAGGTCAACATTGAAGAAATCACATCACCTGACCTTGATGCACGTTTGGTAGCAGACGGCATCGGTAGCCAGCTTGAGCGTCGTGTTATGTTCCGTCGTGCGATGAAACGCGCGGTACAGAACAGCATGCGTTCTGGTGCTAAAGGTATCAAGGTTGAGCTGTCTGGCCGTCTAGGCGGTGCTGAGATTGCTCGTAGTGAATGGTACCGTGAAGGTCGTGTGCCATTGCATACACTCCGTGCTGATATTGACTACTCGTCAATTCGTGCAGAGACAACTTACGGCACCATCGGTGTTAAAGTTTGGATTTTCCGTGGCGAAATCCTTGACGGTATGAACAGTGTATATAATCCCGTCAAAGAAGAGCAGACTCGTGCGCCAAAACGCCGTGGTCGTGGAAACCGTCGAAACTCAGACAGAGGTTAA
- a CDS encoding Maf family protein has product MDIVLASGSPRRRELLERAQLDFTILSVDIDETPLDNESPTDYIERMVETKADAATQQLSDTSQADHDSLTSPFIILTSDTIGVLSDGKTVLVKPVDREHAYSMWQRMSDNVHEVWTAVQATQVQLLPKAETNPSEPTQFLQIINQQRITERTEVTFIPLTTQMMSDYWDSGEPADKAGGYGIQGLGAAWVSRINGSYTNVVGLPLAQTLALIKEMTEGSMDTVNPL; this is encoded by the coding sequence ATGGATATCGTTTTGGCATCTGGCTCTCCGCGTCGTCGTGAGCTACTAGAAAGAGCGCAACTAGACTTTACTATCTTAAGTGTAGATATTGATGAGACGCCGTTAGATAATGAGTCGCCAACAGACTATATCGAACGCATGGTCGAAACCAAAGCCGATGCCGCGACACAACAATTGAGCGATACATCTCAAGCGGATCACGATAGCCTCACCTCACCGTTTATTATTTTGACTTCTGATACCATTGGCGTGCTGTCAGATGGTAAGACAGTATTGGTCAAACCCGTCGATCGCGAGCACGCATATAGTATGTGGCAGCGTATGTCTGATAACGTCCACGAAGTATGGACTGCCGTCCAAGCGACTCAAGTACAGCTATTGCCCAAAGCAGAGACAAACCCCTCAGAACCTACACAGTTCTTGCAAATTATTAATCAGCAGCGAATCACTGAGCGTACGGAAGTGACTTTTATACCACTGACGACACAGATGATGAGCGACTATTGGGATAGTGGCGAACCTGCTGATAAAGCGGGTGGGTACGGCATTCAAGGACTGGGTGCTGCTTGGGTCAGTCGCATCAATGGCAGCTATACCAATGTCGTTGGTCTGCCACTGGCACAAACGCTGGCACTAATCAAAGAAATGACAGAAGGCAGTATGGACACAGTCAACCCGTTATAA
- the rplB gene encoding 50S ribosomal protein L2, giving the protein MPIVRAKPTSPGRRFVEKVVHPHLYKGRPFAALLESKSKSGGRNNNGRITTRHIGGGHKQHYRIIDFKRTKDNIPATVERIEYDPNRTAHIALLKYADGERRYIIAAKKQVVGDTVMSGETSPIRPGNCLPLKNIPLGTVIHNIELKIGKGAQMARSAGASVQLLGRDGVYAILRMRSGETRRVHVNCRAVIGEVSNTENNLKSLGKAGASRWRGVRPSVRGVAMNPVDHPHGGGEGRNKGRHPTSPWGQKSKGLKTRHNKRTDNMIIRRRAKKK; this is encoded by the coding sequence ATGCCTATCGTAAGAGCAAAGCCAACATCACCAGGCCGTCGTTTTGTTGAAAAAGTAGTGCATCCACACCTGTACAAAGGTCGTCCGTTTGCAGCACTTCTAGAATCAAAAAGCAAGTCAGGTGGTCGTAACAATAATGGCCGCATTACTACTCGTCACATTGGCGGTGGTCATAAGCAACATTATCGCATTATCGATTTCAAACGTACTAAAGACAATATCCCCGCAACGGTAGAGCGTATCGAATACGATCCTAACCGTACTGCTCATATTGCTCTACTTAAGTATGCTGATGGCGAACGTCGTTACATTATCGCTGCTAAGAAGCAAGTAGTTGGTGATACAGTAATGTCAGGCGAGACTTCTCCAATTCGTCCAGGTAACTGCTTACCGCTAAAAAACATCCCATTGGGTACTGTGATTCACAATATCGAGCTTAAAATCGGTAAAGGTGCACAGATGGCTCGTTCTGCGGGTGCTAGCGTTCAGTTACTAGGTCGTGACGGTGTTTATGCTATTCTACGTATGCGTTCTGGCGAAACTCGCCGTGTACACGTAAATTGCCGCGCTGTTATTGGTGAAGTTTCTAACACTGAAAACAACTTGAAATCACTTGGTAAAGCCGGTGCTTCACGTTGGCGTGGTGTTCGTCCTTCTGTTCGTGGTGTCGCTATGAACCCGGTTGATCACCCACACGGTGGTGGTGAAGGTCGTAACAAAGGTCGCCATCCAACCAGCCCTTGGGGTCAGAAGTCTAAAGGACTTAAAACGCGTCACAATAAGCGTACTGACAACATGATCATCCGCCGTCGCGCCAAGAAGAAATAA
- the rplV gene encoding 50S ribosomal protein L22, which translates to MEVTAKLRGAAISAQKVRLVADEVRGKSIERALDILTYSNKKGAVFVKKCLNSAIANAEHNHGLDIDDLKVATIYVDEGITLKRILPRAKGRADRISKRTCHITIKVGE; encoded by the coding sequence ATGGAAGTAACTGCAAAATTACGCGGTGCCGCCATATCGGCACAAAAAGTTAGACTCGTTGCTGATGAAGTTCGTGGCAAATCTATTGAGCGTGCTTTGGATATCCTAACGTATAGCAATAAAAAAGGCGCTGTATTTGTTAAGAAATGCCTTAACTCAGCCATCGCCAATGCCGAACATAATCACGGCTTAGATATTGACGACCTAAAAGTCGCTACTATCTATGTTGATGAAGGCATTACGCTAAAACGTATCCTACCACGTGCCAAAGGCCGTGCTGATCGTATCAGCAAGCGTACTTGTCACATCACTATAAAGGTAGGAGAATAA
- the rpsQ gene encoding 30S ribosomal protein S17 encodes MSDNNQTATNASVLTGRVVSDKMDKSITVLIERLVRHPLYGKQLRRSTKIKAHDENNVCQQGDLVRIKETRPISKTKSWTLVDVVEKVEKI; translated from the coding sequence ATGAGCGATAACAATCAAACAGCTACCAATGCTAGCGTATTGACAGGACGAGTTGTCAGCGACAAGATGGACAAGTCCATCACAGTTTTGATTGAGCGTCTGGTTCGTCATCCTTTGTATGGCAAGCAGCTTCGTCGTTCTACGAAAATCAAAGCTCATGATGAGAATAACGTTTGCCAACAAGGCGACCTTGTCCGCATCAAAGAAACGCGTCCAATCTCAAAAACTAAGTCTTGGACTTTAGTTGATGTGGTTGAAAAAGTAGAAAAAATCTAA
- a CDS encoding Rne/Rng family ribonuclease codes for MSEELLINISPMESRVAVLDNGILGEIYIERHHKLGLVGNIYLGTVVRVLPGMQAAFVDIGQSRTAFLHVNDMQREPRPVVEKNKAAKATKHEINEDDATTNAADSLAVTPPIVSAQSTEIVPASKTLIQHRLHESQRILVQVTKDQLGSKGARLTTNISLPSRYLVYLPSSDHIGISQRIDGEEERSRLKTELSSLMQTVNLKGGLIARTAAERVPVDKLEEDIYYLLQLWRTICARRQEINHHQSSELIYQELSLPLRSIRDLVHADTEKVIIDNTQIYEQVRYFAKEFVPFVYDRIVHYTAEQSLFDVHRVEDDLRDALKRRVDLKSGGYLIIDQTEAMTTIDVNTGSFVGGRSLEDTVYKTNLEATHAIARQLRLRNLGGIIILDFIDMLEQQHKDDVLESLQAQLTQDYAKTKITQVSELGLVEMTRKRTRESLGQQLCEPCSTCQGRGFVKTAETVCFEIFREIMRCARTYNSPKKFTVVAHAAVIDLLLTTESDTVADLEYLLGRVITFDVENLYTQEQYDIVLD; via the coding sequence ATGTCCGAAGAGCTGCTGATTAATATTAGTCCAATGGAATCCCGTGTTGCGGTTTTAGACAATGGTATTTTGGGCGAGATTTATATTGAACGACATCACAAACTGGGGTTGGTCGGCAATATCTATCTGGGAACGGTCGTACGTGTCCTTCCTGGCATGCAGGCAGCATTTGTGGATATTGGTCAATCGCGGACAGCATTTTTGCATGTTAATGATATGCAGCGTGAACCACGACCCGTTGTAGAAAAAAACAAAGCAGCTAAGGCCACTAAGCACGAGATAAATGAGGACGATGCGACTACCAATGCTGCTGATAGCTTGGCTGTGACACCGCCTATTGTCAGTGCGCAAAGTACAGAGATCGTACCAGCGTCTAAAACATTGATTCAGCATCGTCTGCATGAAAGTCAGCGTATTTTGGTACAGGTAACCAAAGACCAGTTAGGAAGTAAAGGTGCTCGTCTAACGACCAACATCTCACTGCCATCACGTTATCTAGTATATTTGCCATCGAGTGATCATATTGGTATATCGCAGCGTATCGATGGTGAAGAAGAGCGTAGCCGATTAAAGACCGAACTTAGTAGCCTGATGCAGACGGTCAATCTCAAGGGTGGTCTTATTGCCCGTACCGCTGCTGAGCGTGTGCCCGTCGATAAGCTAGAAGAGGACATCTATTATCTATTGCAGCTATGGCGTACCATCTGTGCTCGTCGCCAAGAGATTAATCATCATCAGAGCTCAGAGCTGATCTATCAAGAACTGTCACTACCATTACGTTCTATACGTGACTTGGTTCACGCTGATACCGAAAAAGTTATCATTGATAATACGCAAATTTATGAGCAAGTCAGATACTTTGCCAAAGAGTTTGTTCCATTCGTTTATGATCGAATCGTGCACTACACCGCTGAGCAGTCGTTATTCGATGTACACCGTGTCGAGGATGACTTACGTGATGCATTAAAGCGCCGTGTCGATCTCAAGTCTGGCGGTTATCTGATTATTGATCAGACCGAAGCCATGACGACGATTGATGTTAATACAGGTTCTTTTGTGGGCGGTCGCTCATTAGAGGATACGGTCTATAAGACTAATCTAGAAGCCACACATGCTATCGCTCGACAGTTGCGCTTACGTAATCTAGGCGGCATTATTATTCTAGATTTTATCGATATGCTTGAGCAACAGCATAAAGATGACGTGCTAGAGAGCTTGCAGGCGCAGCTTACTCAAGATTATGCAAAAACCAAGATTACGCAGGTCAGTGAGCTTGGACTAGTAGAGATGACACGCAAGCGCACGCGTGAATCGTTGGGCCAGCAGCTTTGTGAGCCGTGCTCAACTTGTCAAGGTCGTGGGTTCGTCAAGACGGCAGAGACGGTCTGTTTTGAGATTTTCCGAGAAATTATGCGCTGCGCTCGCACTTATAACTCTCCTAAAAAGTTCACAGTGGTGGCTCATGCGGCAGTCATTGATTTACTACTCACAACAGAGTCAGACACAGTGGCTGATTTAGAGTATCTACTAGGTAGGGTGATTACTTTTGATGTAGAGAATCTATACACTCAAGAGCAGTATGATATTGTTTTAGATTAA
- the rpsJ gene encoding 30S ribosomal protein S10, translated as MANQRIRIRLKSFDHRLIDQSAQEIVDTAKRTGAQVCGPVPLPTRIERFNVLTSPHVNKDARDQYEIRTHKRMVDIVQPTDKTVDALMKLDLAAGVDVQIALG; from the coding sequence ATGGCTAACCAGAGAATCCGTATCCGTCTTAAGTCTTTTGATCATCGTCTGATTGATCAATCTGCACAAGAGATTGTTGATACTGCAAAGCGCACCGGTGCGCAAGTTTGTGGTCCTGTACCGTTGCCGACTCGCATTGAGCGCTTCAACGTTCTAACCTCACCACACGTTAACAAAGACGCTCGTGACCAGTACGAAATCCGTACTCATAAGCGTATGGTTGATATCGTTCAGCCAACTGACAAAACTGTGGATGCGCTAATGAAATTAGATTTAGCGGCGGGTGTTGACGTTCAAATTGCTTTGGGTTAA
- the rpmC gene encoding 50S ribosomal protein L29, producing MKISELRDKSLEELTQLLDEKQLDAFRIRMAKATGQLGNTHEVRANRRTIAQLQTLINEKQRGDS from the coding sequence ATGAAGATCAGTGAATTACGTGATAAATCATTAGAAGAACTGACCCAGTTACTTGATGAAAAGCAACTTGATGCTTTCCGTATTCGTATGGCTAAAGCAACTGGTCAGTTGGGTAATACCCATGAAGTTAGAGCCAATCGTCGTACGATTGCCCAGCTTCAGACTTTGATTAACGAGAAACAACGAGGCGACTCATGA
- the rplC gene encoding 50S ribosomal protein L3 → MAIGLVGKKCGMTRVFTETGASIPVTVVEVDANRITQVKNTDVDGYQAIQITTGTRRDSRVTAAQKGHFAKAGVKAGRGVWEFRANESDLEGREIGGEILADLFEQGQMVDVTGQSKGKGFQGPVKRHNFSMQDATHGNSVSHRAHGSTGQNQSPGKVFKGKKMAGQMGNKRVTVQGLEVISVDAEKGLLVIKGAIPGATGGDVIVRPSVKA, encoded by the coding sequence ATGGCGATCGGTTTAGTCGGTAAAAAGTGCGGCATGACCCGTGTCTTCACTGAAACAGGCGCATCTATCCCTGTAACAGTTGTTGAGGTCGATGCAAACCGCATTACTCAAGTAAAAAATACTGATGTAGATGGTTATCAAGCCATCCAAATTACCACAGGTACTCGTCGTGACAGCCGCGTAACAGCTGCACAAAAGGGTCACTTCGCTAAAGCTGGTGTTAAAGCTGGCCGTGGTGTTTGGGAATTCCGTGCCAACGAAAGCGATCTTGAAGGTCGTGAGATTGGTGGCGAGATTCTAGCTGACTTGTTCGAACAAGGTCAGATGGTTGATGTGACAGGACAGAGCAAAGGTAAAGGTTTCCAAGGCCCTGTTAAGCGTCACAACTTTAGTATGCAAGATGCTACTCATGGTAACTCAGTGTCTCATCGTGCGCATGGTTCAACTGGTCAAAACCAGTCACCAGGTAAAGTATTCAAAGGCAAGAAGATGGCGGGTCAGATGGGTAACAAACGTGTTACCGTTCAGGGCCTAGAAGTGATTTCGGTTGATGCCGAAAAAGGGTTACTTGTCATCAAGGGTGCTATCCCAGGTGCCACCGGTGGCGATGTTATCGTACGTCCGTCAGTCAAAGCCTAA
- the rplP gene encoding 50S ribosomal protein L16: MLQPKRTKFRKMHKGRNTGLAHRGSTVAFGQIGLKSLTRGRMTARQIEAARRTITRKIKRGGKIWIRVFPDKPITNKPLEVRMGKGKGPVEYWVCEIKPGKVLYEIEGVSEELARDALTLAAAKLPFKTTIVKRTIM; encoded by the coding sequence ATGTTACAGCCAAAACGTACCAAGTTTCGTAAAATGCACAAAGGTCGTAACACTGGGCTAGCTCATCGTGGAAGCACCGTTGCATTCGGACAAATTGGTCTAAAATCATTGACGCGTGGTCGTATGACAGCTCGTCAAATCGAAGCAGCACGTCGTACCATCACTCGTAAAATTAAGCGTGGCGGTAAGATTTGGATTCGTGTATTCCCTGACAAACCAATTACCAACAAACCATTAGAAGTACGTATGGGTAAAGGTAAAGGTCCAGTAGAATATTGGGTATGCGAAATCAAACCTGGTAAAGTGCTATATGAAATTGAAGGGGTATCTGAAGAGCTTGCTCGTGATGCATTAACGCTCGCTGCAGCAAAATTGCCCTTTAAAACTACCATTGTTAAGCGGACGATAATGTAA